From Pseudoleptotrichia goodfellowii, a single genomic window includes:
- a CDS encoding FtsW/RodA/SpoVE family cell cycle protein — MKNRKILGTTLIIIMIILAGLSIAMIASVSFPRGLKEYNSHYYFLKRQLMWLGLGSISFLFTANFNYKKYKQARGILYAVQFLFLIGVLVIGKEANGAKRWIKMGMFSIQPSEFAKLVIIIYLAGLIDFLKKKREKSLGILFMTMIPLMLYAFMILLEKSFSSTVQVTLIGLTMIFISGVKMEHFISVLLMLVTLGAGSILSMPYRLKRLLGHLENSDEVYQLKQSLIAIGSGKLIGKFYGNGLQKYFYLPEIHTDYIFSGYAEETGFIGSILLILLYVALLAVILITVIRIKDMYAKYLLIGILSMFSLQIIGNLSVVLGLVPSTGIPLPILSYGGSTTIVTMAALGIVYNIIRALYKQEIEEEIQ; from the coding sequence TTGAAAAACAGAAAAATTTTAGGAACAACTCTCATCATAATAATGATAATATTAGCGGGACTGAGCATTGCGATGATTGCAAGTGTGAGTTTTCCGAGGGGATTAAAAGAATATAACAGTCATTATTATTTTTTAAAAAGACAGTTAATGTGGTTAGGTTTAGGAAGTATTTCCTTCCTGTTTACTGCCAATTTTAATTACAAAAAATATAAACAAGCCAGAGGTATTTTGTATGCGGTTCAGTTTTTATTCCTTATCGGGGTTTTAGTTATAGGAAAGGAAGCAAACGGAGCAAAAAGATGGATAAAAATGGGTATGTTCAGTATACAGCCTTCTGAATTTGCAAAGTTGGTTATTATTATATATTTGGCAGGATTGATAGATTTTCTGAAAAAGAAAAGAGAAAAAAGTCTCGGAATATTATTTATGACAATGATTCCTTTAATGCTGTATGCTTTTATGATACTTCTGGAAAAATCTTTTAGCAGTACCGTTCAGGTAACATTGATAGGATTGACGATGATATTCATTTCGGGAGTAAAAATGGAACATTTTATTTCAGTGCTCCTTATGCTGGTAACTTTAGGAGCGGGCTCTATTCTTTCGATGCCTTACAGGCTGAAAAGACTGCTCGGTCATTTGGAAAACAGTGATGAAGTGTATCAGTTAAAACAGTCGTTAATAGCTATAGGAAGCGGTAAACTGATAGGAAAATTTTACGGAAACGGACTTCAGAAATATTTTTATCTTCCGGAAATTCATACAGATTACATATTTTCGGGATATGCCGAAGAAACAGGATTTATAGGATCGATTTTGTTAATTTTGCTTTATGTAGCTTTACTGGCTGTAATATTAATTACGGTAATCAGAATAAAAGATATGTATGCGAAGTATCTTTTAATAGGGATTCTTTCGATGTTTTCCCTTCAAATAATAGGTAATCTTTCTGTTGTGTTGGGACTGGTTCCGTCGACAGGTATTCCTTTGCCGATACTCAGTTACGGAGGAAGTACAACGATCGTTACAATGGCAGCTTTAGGAATAGTATATAATATTATAAGAGCTCTTTATAAACAGGAAATTGAAGAAGAAATACAATAA
- the murD gene encoding UDP-N-acetylmuramoyl-L-alanine--D-glutamate ligase: protein MKKALVFGAGLSGLGAKELLEKYDYEVFLIDDKQGIPSSEGIKILDSENIEFVVKSPGIPWKAELLKKAEEKNIKVISEIDLAYKYMDKKIKVISFTGTNGKTTTCTKMYELLEFAGYNVKLAGNAGYSFAKLVGDEEPLDYIVLELSSYQLENDPQIHSYIAGIINLTPDHLTRYNSVEEYYITKFDIFQKQNKDDFAVINLDDAEFERLCEREEIQNKIKAEKVYLSTEKKGTVFVFEDNIYIMKNLKDRIDCYADEETEKVAEKLISVKDLSLKGKHNLENMLFLISGAKILNIPDEKIKEFLKTTKALEHRLENFFVKENTVFINDSKGTNVESTLKAIDSFEKPIILICGGDDKKISNDELIKKIKEKVEFVYLIGDNAPLLEECMDKFGYSNYKNMETVENILNYLNNNFDFTRDTVILFSPATSSFCQFKNFEHRGHVFKELTQKILG from the coding sequence ATGAAAAAGGCTTTGGTATTCGGAGCCGGACTTAGCGGACTCGGAGCAAAGGAATTACTTGAAAAATATGATTATGAAGTATTTTTAATAGATGATAAGCAAGGGATACCTTCATCTGAAGGGATTAAAATTTTAGACAGTGAAAATATAGAATTTGTCGTAAAAAGTCCGGGAATCCCCTGGAAAGCGGAATTGCTGAAAAAAGCCGAAGAGAAAAATATAAAAGTTATTTCGGAAATAGATTTGGCTTATAAATATATGGATAAAAAAATAAAAGTTATATCTTTTACAGGAACAAACGGGAAAACGACTACATGTACAAAAATGTATGAATTGCTTGAATTTGCAGGATATAATGTGAAATTGGCAGGAAATGCCGGATATTCTTTTGCAAAACTTGTGGGAGATGAAGAGCCTTTGGATTATATAGTTCTGGAATTAAGCAGTTATCAGCTCGAAAACGATCCTCAGATACATTCGTATATAGCAGGAATAATAAATCTTACACCGGATCACCTGACAAGATATAATTCTGTAGAAGAATACTATATTACGAAATTTGACATTTTTCAAAAACAGAATAAAGACGATTTTGCAGTAATTAATCTCGACGATGCCGAATTTGAAAGACTATGTGAAAGAGAAGAAATACAAAATAAAATTAAAGCAGAAAAAGTTTATTTAAGTACTGAAAAAAAAGGAACGGTCTTTGTTTTTGAAGATAATATATATATTATGAAAAATCTCAAGGACAGAATAGATTGTTATGCAGATGAGGAAACCGAAAAAGTTGCCGAAAAGCTTATTTCTGTGAAAGATTTGTCATTAAAAGGAAAACATAACCTTGAAAATATGCTGTTTTTAATAAGCGGAGCAAAAATATTGAATATCCCTGATGAAAAAATCAAGGAATTTTTAAAAACAACAAAAGCATTGGAACACAGACTCGAGAACTTTTTTGTAAAAGAAAATACAGTGTTTATAAATGATTCCAAAGGAACAAATGTGGAATCTACGTTAAAAGCTATAGATTCTTTTGAAAAGCCGATAATACTCATTTGCGGTGGAGATGATAAAAAGATTTCCAATGACGAATTGATAAAAAAAATAAAAGAAAAAGTCGAATTTGTTTATTTAATAGGAGATAATGCACCGTTACTTGAAGAGTGCATGGATAAATTCGGATATTCAAATTATAAAAATATGGAAACAGTGGAAAATATTTTGAATTATCTGAATAATAATTTTGATTTTACAAGAGATACAGTTATATTGTTTTCTCCTGCAACATCAAGTTTTTGTCAGTTTAAAAACTTTGAGCATAGAGGACACGTTTTTAAAGAACTGACACAAAAAATTTTAGGATAA
- the mraY gene encoding phospho-N-acetylmuramoyl-pentapeptide-transferase, whose translation MLYLLQYLFIRNWGVLRIFKSITIRASIAFGIAFLFMLIFGKPFIAWLKKKKYGDTAREDGPQSHQTKSGTPTMGGLLIIAAILFATLISGNFMNKFIVFLFIITILFTCIGFYDDYLKLTRHKSGLSGKKKILGQLIITGLTFAFIYKYGIINKTLDFSIVNPIIKNSSLYITPALFFVFMMFVIIGSSNAVNLTDGLDGLVSGPIIIVCVTLLIITYLTGHYEYAKYLNLYHIKEAGEITVYLAAAVGALIGFLWFNFYPAQVFMGDTGSLTLGGILGIIVIFLKQELLLPIAGFIFIVEAFSVMIQVWHFKTFKKRVFKMAPIHHHFEMLGIPETKVTIRFWIVTIIACLLTFVMLKLR comes from the coding sequence ATGTTATATTTATTACAATATCTATTTATAAGAAACTGGGGAGTTCTGAGGATATTCAAGTCGATAACAATAAGGGCATCGATAGCTTTCGGAATAGCGTTTTTGTTTATGCTTATATTCGGAAAGCCTTTTATTGCATGGCTGAAAAAGAAAAAATACGGTGATACGGCAAGAGAAGACGGACCGCAGTCACATCAGACAAAATCGGGGACTCCGACAATGGGCGGATTACTTATAATTGCAGCTATATTATTTGCTACATTGATTTCCGGTAATTTTATGAACAAATTTATTGTATTTTTATTTATAATAACTATTTTGTTTACATGTATAGGATTTTACGATGATTATTTGAAACTGACAAGACATAAAAGCGGACTTTCAGGAAAGAAAAAAATATTGGGACAGCTTATAATAACAGGATTGACTTTTGCATTTATTTACAAATACGGAATAATAAATAAAACATTGGATTTTTCCATAGTAAATCCCATTATAAAAAATAGTTCTCTATACATAACACCGGCACTTTTCTTTGTGTTTATGATGTTTGTAATAATAGGTTCATCCAATGCGGTAAATTTGACCGACGGGCTTGACGGACTGGTAAGCGGACCTATAATCATAGTGTGCGTGACATTACTTATAATTACTTATCTGACAGGACATTATGAATATGCAAAATACCTGAATTTATATCACATAAAAGAAGCAGGGGAAATTACAGTTTATCTGGCAGCAGCCGTAGGAGCGTTAATAGGATTTTTATGGTTTAACTTTTATCCTGCTCAGGTATTTATGGGAGATACAGGTTCATTGACTTTGGGAGGAATATTGGGAATAATAGTGATATTCTTAAAACAGGAATTATTGCTTCCTATAGCGGGATTTATATTTATAGTTGAAGCATTTTCGGTAATGATACAGGTTTGGCATTTTAAAACATTTAAAAAAAGAGTGTTTAAAATGGCACCGATACATCACCATTTTGAAATGCTCGGAATCCCTGAAACGAAAGTTACAATAAGATTTTGGATAGTAACGATAATAGCATGTTTATTGACATTTGTAATGTTGAAATTAAGATAA
- a CDS encoding UDP-N-acetylmuramoyl-tripeptide--D-alanyl-D-alanine ligase — MDKNEIFWSIIDNENIDNDLTDINKISMNSKECGKNDLFVAIRGGNNYINEALEKGAYAVYDNAHADIKEEYKNKTFFVNDSVEFLQKFAKKWREALDVKVIGITGSNGKTTVKDITYQLLSSKYKGKKTEGNYNNHIGLPFTLLRLEKDDKFIILEMGMSGFGEIELLGKISNPDISIITNIGESHLEFLHTKENVFKAKTELLPYTKEVLIINGDDDYLKNINESSLKTIKVLRKDSKNIEKSNFYYGNINFDEKGSSFSLEYSEKENEKFQKKLFKTNILGEHNILNLTMAIAVAKQFGIEDKDIEETVKNIKLTDMRFQITEKGNTIYINDAYNASPASMKKSLETFSEIYNDRMKIAVLGDMLELGENELELHSDIYETLRNIKLNKLYLFGERMKSLYDRVKKESQEKNSDENSEVEHFSDKNKIKEKLKEITDEKVILIKGSRGMKLEEIME, encoded by the coding sequence ATGGATAAAAATGAGATATTTTGGAGTATTATAGATAATGAAAATATAGACAACGATTTAACAGATATTAATAAAATTTCGATGAATTCCAAAGAATGTGGAAAAAATGATTTGTTTGTTGCAATAAGAGGGGGAAATAATTATATTAACGAGGCATTGGAAAAAGGAGCGTATGCAGTTTATGACAATGCCCATGCGGATATTAAAGAGGAATATAAAAATAAAACTTTTTTTGTAAATGACAGTGTGGAATTTTTACAGAAATTTGCTAAAAAATGGAGAGAAGCTTTAGATGTAAAGGTAATAGGTATTACGGGAAGTAACGGTAAAACTACGGTAAAAGATATCACTTATCAGCTTTTATCTTCAAAATATAAAGGGAAAAAAACTGAAGGGAATTATAACAATCATATAGGATTACCCTTCACTTTGTTGCGTCTGGAAAAAGATGATAAATTTATAATTTTGGAAATGGGAATGAGCGGTTTTGGAGAAATAGAGCTTTTAGGAAAGATTTCCAATCCTGATATAAGTATTATTACTAATATAGGTGAATCTCATTTGGAATTTTTGCACACAAAAGAAAATGTTTTTAAAGCAAAAACAGAGTTACTGCCTTATACAAAAGAAGTTTTGATTATAAACGGAGATGACGATTATTTAAAAAATATAAATGAAAGCAGTTTGAAAACAATAAAAGTTTTGAGAAAAGACAGTAAAAATATTGAGAAGTCCAATTTTTATTACGGAAATATAAATTTTGACGAAAAAGGAAGTTCTTTTTCTTTGGAATATTCGGAAAAAGAAAATGAAAAATTTCAGAAAAAGCTTTTTAAAACAAATATTTTAGGTGAACATAACATATTAAATCTGACGATGGCGATTGCTGTCGCAAAACAATTCGGAATAGAAGATAAAGATATTGAAGAAACTGTAAAAAATATAAAACTTACAGATATGAGGTTTCAGATAACTGAAAAAGGAAATACGATCTATATAAATGACGCTTACAATGCAAGTCCCGCATCAATGAAAAAATCTCTTGAAACATTTTCGGAGATTTATAATGACAGGATGAAAATAGCTGTTTTAGGGGATATGCTTGAGCTAGGTGAAAATGAACTTGAACTTCATTCGGATATTTATGAAACGCTCAGAAATATAAAGTTGAATAAGCTTTATTTATTCGGAGAAAGAATGAAGAGCCTGTATGACAGAGTAAAAAAAGAATCTCAGGAAAAAAACAGTGATGAAAATTCAGAAGTTGAACATTTTTCCGATAAAAATAAGATAAAAGAAAAATTGAAAGAAATTACTGATGAAAAAGTTATACTGATTAAAGGATCCAGAGGAATGAAACTGGAAGAAATAATGGAATAA
- the gmhB gene encoding D-glycero-beta-D-manno-heptose 1,7-bisphosphate 7-phosphatase, with the protein MGKNKFVLLDRDGVINVEKSYLYKIKDFEYESGVIEALKKLADSGYRFAVITNQSGIGQGYYSEEDFLKLEKYIEKDLCKKGIKIEKTYFCPHHPEGKGNYRKNCDCRKPGTGNFLKAIEEFNIDIKNSYMIGDRITDLIPAHKLGIKTVLVRTGYGKKNEEKVKESGLDSIIVNNISDFADYIENCIEKTFSK; encoded by the coding sequence ATGGGAAAAAATAAGTTTGTTTTACTTGACAGGGACGGGGTAATTAATGTTGAAAAGTCCTATTTATATAAAATAAAAGATTTTGAATATGAGAGCGGAGTAATTGAAGCTCTTAAAAAGTTGGCTGATTCGGGATACAGGTTTGCTGTTATAACAAATCAGTCAGGAATAGGACAAGGATATTATTCTGAAGAAGATTTTTTAAAATTGGAAAAATATATTGAGAAAGATTTATGCAAAAAAGGTATAAAAATAGAGAAAACATATTTTTGCCCTCATCATCCTGAAGGAAAAGGAAATTACAGAAAGAATTGTGACTGTCGAAAACCGGGAACGGGAAATTTTCTGAAAGCCATTGAAGAATTTAATATCGATATAAAAAATTCATATATGATAGGTGACAGAATTACTGATTTAATACCTGCTCATAAATTAGGCATAAAGACAGTTTTAGTAAGAACAGGATATGGAAAAAAAAATGAAGAAAAAGTAAAAGAATCGGGATTAGATTCGATAATAGTAAATAATATTTCGGATTTTGCCGATTATATTGAAAATTGTATTGAAAAAACTTTTAGCAAGTGA
- a CDS encoding alpha/beta hydrolase-fold protein, with product MKKTGLLTMLCMLVLSVVSFAETTVNTVKFPKGIKNITAVTEVFGTGQKLTGVIIEYNTAVKNDKLTKETFEVTDRTITNVYANNKAEKTKSGKNGRFVIIELNPSDEKAQLFIKANNILEAKVQVKQAKDISTVNGKIAKAYSETLTNNKIQNLVVDNFKQFEYKDPKTGTTVKYNLYIPKNYNKNKKYPMVMFIHDAGPLSENTETTLLQGNGATVWATPEEQAKHEAFVLAPQYSQKVVDDNGNYTTDLEATVNLIRDYLVKNYSIDTNRLYTTGQSMGGMMSIVMNFKYPDLFAGSYFVACQWGASLTAPMAKNNMWTVVSTGDSKAFPGWNAIVEVLAQNGGIVAKDAWRGDYTAEQFKEGVSKVLAENPKANIKYTTLEKGTLPALQAGNPGSEHMATWKTAYNIEGIRDWLFKQKKNK from the coding sequence ATGAAAAAAACAGGATTATTAACGATGCTGTGTATGCTCGTATTATCTGTTGTGTCTTTTGCTGAAACAACAGTAAATACAGTAAAATTTCCTAAGGGAATAAAAAATATTACAGCTGTAACCGAAGTGTTCGGTACAGGGCAAAAATTGACAGGGGTAATAATAGAATATAATACAGCAGTTAAAAACGATAAATTGACAAAAGAAACTTTTGAAGTAACAGACCGAACAATAACAAATGTCTATGCAAATAACAAAGCTGAAAAAACAAAGTCAGGAAAAAACGGAAGATTTGTCATAATAGAGCTGAATCCGTCAGATGAAAAAGCACAGTTGTTTATAAAAGCGAATAATATTCTGGAAGCAAAAGTACAGGTAAAACAGGCGAAAGATATTTCTACAGTAAATGGAAAAATAGCTAAGGCATATTCAGAAACTTTAACTAATAACAAAATTCAAAATCTTGTAGTAGATAATTTCAAACAGTTTGAATATAAAGATCCTAAAACAGGAACAACCGTAAAATATAACCTTTATATACCGAAAAATTACAATAAAAATAAAAAATACCCGATGGTAATGTTTATACATGATGCAGGACCTTTAAGTGAAAATACTGAAACAACGTTGTTACAGGGAAACGGAGCGACTGTTTGGGCAACACCCGAAGAACAGGCAAAACATGAAGCGTTTGTATTGGCTCCTCAATATTCTCAGAAAGTTGTAGACGATAACGGAAATTATACGACCGATTTGGAAGCTACAGTTAATCTTATTAGAGATTATTTAGTAAAAAATTACAGTATCGATACGAACAGACTTTATACGACAGGTCAATCAATGGGGGGAATGATGTCCATAGTAATGAACTTTAAATATCCCGATTTGTTTGCAGGATCATATTTTGTAGCCTGTCAATGGGGTGCAAGTTTAACTGCTCCGATGGCTAAAAATAATATGTGGACAGTAGTTTCCACAGGAGATTCAAAAGCCTTCCCGGGATGGAATGCAATTGTTGAGGTATTAGCTCAAAATGGAGGAATAGTGGCAAAAGATGCATGGAGAGGAGATTATACAGCAGAGCAGTTTAAAGAAGGAGTTTCAAAAGTATTAGCCGAAAATCCTAAAGCAAATATAAAATATACAACTCTTGAAAAAGGGACGTTGCCGGCATTACAGGCAGGAAATCCGGGGTCTGAGCATATGGCAACATGGAAAACGGCTTATAATATAGAAGGAATAAGAGACTGGCTGTTTAAACAAAAAAAGAATAAATAA
- the mfd gene encoding transcription-repair coupling factor yields the protein MNNLKFLKEIDGNLLKSENKIYRGAIPWILLSSEDKKIIYVSTSNRNLENYYDMLENYKTDGKNISMFENISSSKEDLTGINIELLDILRNRDNFILFLNLQITLDVFFEKVNLLNFKIGNTYKFSDITKFLTENGYTQSYLIEKKGEYSKRGDIIDIFPPNAENPVRLEFFDDELESIREFDINSQRSVDKKEEVKIFGNVLSGNNYELVELIEELKKDDVIIVMENEELLNYKMEEFILIDREKENTYRKRYENLKRKSMILETVNFTEEQLETFKKRDKLGKLSEKKSVQIYTKNYEKKLREYKDFEKIDIIGYELFEGFITKDTFVLTDREIDGYIYEKKRKNNKAVKYKKVNQILIDDYVIHVQYGVGIYKGIETMEERDYLKIKYADEDILYIPVEKLDRLEKYISYGEEPKLYKLGTRGFKKKRQKLAEDIEKFAAELIKIQAQRQSQNGFVYGKDTVWQEEFEAQFPFEETEDQKKAINDVKKDMEGPYIMDRIVCGDVGYGKTEVAMRAAFKAIENSRQVALIAPTTVLAEQHYKRFMQRYENYPVTIENLSRLTQSKSKEILKNMKNGVTDLVIGTHRLLSEDVEFNNLGLLIIDEEQKFGVKAKETIKKKRQKVDVLTLTATPIPRTLNMALLGIREISVIDTPPTNRLPIITEVEDWEEEVVKKAILKELSRDGQVFYIYNDVKSMKYKIEELRKILPDFVKIEFIHGQLLPKEIKDKIRRFEQGEFDILLASTIIENGIDIPNANTILIENFNALGLSQVYQLRGRVGRSNRQGYCYLLKTRTATKKGQKKEESMQKVEGIKSGGFQISMEDLKIRGAGEILGEKQHGTIETFGYDLYLKMLNEEIKKQKGEYREKTENVEIILKEKGFIPENYIEKEERLNIYKRFAILETFEELDELVNEIKDRFGKIPSEMKKFILNIKFKIFAETNGIQIIEEKREVYRLSFIENVSENIISDLEQELEMKEVIQMPIFEDGNKIKGKEVTVQETFIIKEVGKKELLEYLNK from the coding sequence ATGAATAACTTAAAGTTTTTAAAAGAGATAGACGGAAACCTTTTAAAATCTGAAAACAAAATCTACCGAGGAGCAATTCCTTGGATTTTGTTGTCTTCGGAGGATAAAAAAATAATCTATGTGTCTACATCAAACAGAAATTTGGAAAATTACTATGACATGCTCGAAAATTATAAAACTGACGGAAAAAATATATCCATGTTTGAAAATATTTCCAGCAGCAAAGAAGATTTGACGGGAATAAATATAGAATTACTTGATATACTGAGAAATAGAGATAATTTTATATTATTTCTAAATTTGCAGATAACACTTGATGTATTTTTTGAAAAAGTAAATCTGCTGAATTTTAAAATAGGAAATACTTATAAATTTTCGGACATCACGAAATTTTTGACAGAAAACGGATATACCCAATCTTATTTAATAGAAAAAAAGGGAGAATACAGTAAAAGAGGAGATATTATAGATATATTTCCTCCTAATGCCGAAAATCCGGTAAGATTGGAATTTTTTGATGACGAACTTGAAAGTATAAGAGAATTTGATATTAATTCCCAAAGATCTGTTGATAAAAAAGAAGAAGTAAAAATATTCGGAAATGTGCTTTCAGGAAATAATTACGAACTTGTGGAATTAATTGAGGAATTAAAAAAAGATGACGTAATAATAGTAATGGAAAACGAAGAACTTCTCAATTATAAAATGGAAGAGTTCATTTTGATAGACAGGGAAAAAGAAAATACTTACAGAAAAAGATATGAAAATCTGAAAAGAAAAAGTATGATACTGGAAACTGTAAACTTTACGGAAGAACAGCTTGAAACCTTTAAAAAAAGGGATAAGTTGGGGAAACTGTCTGAGAAAAAAAGTGTACAGATATACACAAAAAATTATGAAAAAAAGCTGAGAGAATATAAAGATTTTGAAAAAATAGATATAATCGGATACGAGCTTTTTGAAGGATTTATCACAAAAGATACCTTTGTACTGACCGACAGAGAAATCGACGGATATATTTACGAGAAAAAAAGAAAAAATAATAAAGCTGTGAAATACAAAAAAGTAAATCAGATACTGATAGACGATTATGTAATTCATGTTCAGTACGGAGTCGGCATATATAAAGGGATAGAAACTATGGAAGAAAGGGACTATCTGAAAATAAAATATGCCGATGAGGATATTCTTTATATTCCTGTGGAAAAACTGGACAGACTTGAAAAATATATTTCTTACGGTGAGGAGCCTAAGTTATACAAACTTGGAACGAGAGGATTTAAAAAGAAAAGGCAGAAACTGGCAGAAGATATAGAAAAATTTGCTGCAGAATTGATAAAAATACAGGCTCAAAGACAAAGTCAAAACGGATTTGTTTACGGGAAAGATACTGTGTGGCAGGAAGAATTTGAAGCTCAATTTCCTTTTGAAGAAACTGAAGATCAGAAAAAAGCTATAAATGATGTGAAAAAGGATATGGAAGGTCCTTATATAATGGACAGAATTGTGTGCGGAGATGTAGGATACGGAAAAACCGAAGTTGCTATGAGAGCAGCATTTAAAGCTATAGAAAATTCAAGACAGGTAGCATTGATAGCTCCGACAACTGTTTTAGCCGAACAGCATTATAAAAGATTTATGCAAAGATATGAAAATTATCCTGTTACAATAGAAAATCTGTCAAGATTGACCCAAAGCAAATCAAAAGAAATACTTAAAAACATGAAAAATGGTGTTACCGATTTGGTTATAGGGACTCACAGATTACTGAGCGAAGATGTGGAATTTAATAATTTGGGACTTTTAATAATAGACGAAGAACAGAAATTCGGAGTAAAAGCCAAAGAAACCATAAAGAAAAAGCGTCAGAAAGTTGATGTTTTAACACTCACTGCGACACCCATACCTAGAACACTGAATATGGCACTGTTGGGAATAAGAGAAATCTCGGTAATAGACACTCCGCCTACAAACCGATTGCCGATTATAACAGAAGTAGAGGACTGGGAAGAGGAGGTTGTGAAAAAAGCTATATTAAAAGAGCTTTCGAGAGATGGTCAAGTATTTTATATTTATAACGATGTAAAAAGTATGAAATACAAAATAGAAGAATTGAGAAAAATACTACCTGATTTTGTTAAGATAGAGTTTATTCACGGACAGCTTTTACCTAAAGAGATTAAGGACAAGATAAGAAGATTTGAACAGGGAGAGTTCGATATACTTCTTGCTTCTACAATTATCGAAAACGGAATAGATATACCGAATGCAAATACTATTTTAATAGAAAACTTTAATGCTTTAGGGCTTTCTCAGGTTTATCAGCTGAGAGGACGAGTGGGAAGAAGTAACAGACAGGGATATTGCTATCTTCTTAAAACGAGAACAGCCACAAAAAAAGGGCAGAAAAAAGAAGAAAGTATGCAAAAAGTCGAAGGAATAAAATCGGGTGGTTTCCAAATTTCGATGGAAGACCTTAAAATAAGAGGTGCAGGAGAAATTTTAGGAGAAAAACAGCACGGAACAATAGAAACTTTCGGTTATGATCTTTATTTGAAAATGCTGAACGAAGAAATAAAAAAACAGAAAGGAGAATACAGAGAAAAAACCGAAAATGTGGAGATAATTTTAAAAGAAAAAGGATTTATTCCTGAAAATTATATCGAAAAAGAAGAAAGACTGAATATATATAAAAGATTTGCTATATTGGAAACGTTTGAAGAACTGGACGAACTTGTAAATGAAATAAAAGACAGATTCGGAAAAATACCTTCTGAAATGAAAAAATTCATATTAAATATAAAATTCAAAATATTTGCAGAAACAAACGGTATTCAAATAATAGAAGAAAAAAGAGAGGTTTACAGATTATCCTTTATTGAAAATGTTTCGGAAAATATAATTTCGGATTTGGAGCAGGAACTTGAGATGAAAGAAGTTATTCAAATGCCGATTTTTGAGGATGGCAATAAAATCAAAGGAAAAGAAGTTACCGTGCAGGAAACATTTATAATAAAAGAAGTGGGTAAAAAAGAATTATTGGAATACCTGAATAAATAA